A section of the Macadamia integrifolia cultivar HAES 741 chromosome 9, SCU_Mint_v3, whole genome shotgun sequence genome encodes:
- the LOC122089194 gene encoding LOW QUALITY PROTEIN: chloroplast envelope quinone oxidoreductase homolog (The sequence of the model RefSeq protein was modified relative to this genomic sequence to represent the inferred CDS: inserted 2 bases in 1 codon), translating into MIRGIFNFTFFPSEKTMAGKLMNAVQYDGYGGGAAGLKHVEVPVPAPKKDEVLLKLEARSLNPVDWKIQKGIIRPFLPGKFPYIPATDVAGEVAEVGSGVKNFKAGDKVVAVLSHATGGGLADFAVAKESLTVNXEVSAAEGAGLPVAGLTALQALTQSAGIKLDSSGKAANILVTAASGGVGHYAVQLAKLGNTHVTATCGARNIEFVKSLGADEVLDYKTPDGAALKSPSGQKYDAVIHCSTGVPWSTFEPNLSENGKVIDITPGPSAMLTFAIKKLTFSKKHLVPLLSIPKRENLEFLLRLVKEGKLKTVVDSKHPLSNAEDAWAKSMDGHATGKVIVEP; encoded by the exons ATGATTCGGGGCATCTTCAATTTCACTTTCTTCCCTTCTGAGAAAACCATGGCCGGGAAGCTCATGAACGCCGTGCAGTACGATGGTTATGGTGGTGGAGCTGCAGGTTTAAAG CATGTGGAAGTTCCAGTTCCTGCTCCAAAGAAAGATGAAGTTTTGCTGAAGCTGGAAGCAAGAAGTCTAAATCCAGTTGATTGGAAGATTCAGAAAGGCATTATACGACCATTTTTGCCTGGAAAATTCCCTTACATACCAG CCACTGATGTAGCAGGCGAGGTGGCAGAAGTTGGTTCTGGTGTCAAGAATTTCAAAGCTGGTGACAAAGTTGTAGCGGTTCTTAGCCATGCT ACAGGAGGTGGGCTTGCTGATTTTGCTGTGGCAAAGGAGAGTTTGACTGTCAA AGAAGTATCAGCAGCTGAGGGAGCAGGCTTACCAGTAGCTGGCCTCACTGCCCTTCAGGCTCTCACCCAGTCTGCTGGGATCAAGCTTGACAGCAGCGGGAAGGCAGCAAACATTCTAGTTACTGCCGCATCAGGTGGCGTGGGTCACTATGCTGTTCAACTGGCAAAGCTTGGGAACACACATGTTACTGCAACTTGTGGAGCCCGGAATATTGAGTTTGTCAAGAGCTTAGGAGCGGATGAGGTTCTCGATTATAAAACCCCAGATGGCGCAGCCTTGAAGAGTCCCTCAGGTCAGAAGTATGATGCAGTAATCCATTGTTCAACCGGTGTCCCTTGGTCTACTTTTGAGCCTAATTTAAGTGAGAATGGGAAGGTGATAGACATCACTCCTGGGCCTAGTGCCATGCTCACCTTTGCAATAAAGAAGTTAACCTTCTCCAAGAAGCACCTGGTGCCTTTACTTTCAATTCCCAAGCGTGAGAACCTGGAGTTTCTGCTTAGATTAGTGAAAGAAGGAAAACTGAAGACCGTGGTGGACTCGAAACACCCGCTGAGTAATGCTGAAGATGCCTGGGCGAAGAGCATGGATGGCCATGCTACAGGAAAGGTCATTGTGGAGCCTTAA